The DNA window GCGGTACTTGGAACATATTTACATTACCTCCGGACATTCCGTGCTGTAACCGTAATCGCTGATCTCCGAGTTGTACTCGACGTAACGCATGGGCAGAGCTGTCATAGTGATATGCACCATTCGGAAAGCCCTCGACATTATACAAACATCCGTAAAGTGAGACACGGGACTTCTGTTTCTTTTGAACTCCATCCAAATCATTTTGATACGAGAAGGAATCCATCACGCCCTTAAGCAGTGTGGCAAGCTGCAGTTGACTTACCTTTCCCAAAACGAAATCTATGTCCGGTGAAAATCGCTTTCGACAGACCGACGCCAAATCATACGACAATTGCTTCACATAAGGCAGAGTCACCGTTTGACCCTCACAATTTATTTGCTCCTCCTTGATTTGCCGAAACGATCTCGTTGATTCCAACATAGACGCTTCATTCATCTTGGTTAGCATCGGAAACTCTATAACCCTTCGTGATTGGACGTAATGAGTAGACTGAATTGCTGTCAACTCTTGGCATAATTCAGTGGCAGAGTCATCCCCATCTATGTTACTTCTGTTGAAGCAGCTTGTTGATTCCGCCGATAGGGGAATCACCGCATACACACTCTCCTCTTGTTCGGAAAGCCCAAGCAGGTGGTTGATGGCCCGATCAAGGAATTGGAAGTATACCCCAGTTGCGAAGCCAAAAGATTTCGCTACTTCCAGTAATTGTCCAATCAGCACACCAGCATCCAACCCTTGAAGACGGTAGGCAAAGTTATTGTATTTAAAAAAATTTTTCCAAAACATTGTCGATACAAAAACAGTACCAAAACAATCGGATAGGTCACAGCGATTGCCAAGTGCCCGGGATATATATGAATCGAAATTTCCTTCTCGCAGCAACACTAAGCGATGATGTGCTACATCATAATGGTAAACACCGTAAGGCAAATTCTCTATCTTCAAATAAACGTACAATTCGTTTGGATACAGCGCACCACCGGAAGGAACAAACCGCCGTTTCGACTGCATTAGGTCTATGGCTTGATCGCTGAAATTCAAGTTCATCACAGACTCGCTAAATTGAGTTAGACCAAATACATACCAGAGAAAATGACCGATTCTGCTTAGGTCAGGCTTTACAGTTGCTTCCAGCCTTTTAAGCGTCAACGGTACTTCTAAAGAAAGTGGAATCACAGGTAAGCCACGATAAAGCTTAAACGTAAGCGGTGCATCATCCCAGTCCACTTCCCAGTTTGGCGCGCTTACCTTTTCAATATCAAAATGGAGATTGTGCAGAAATGCCTCAAGATTCATCCTCCTACCTCCTAACCACTAGTTATGGGAACGGATGCGGATATGGATTGAGCTGTACAAGTGTTAGCAGTTGTTCCTTATATCCGAGTTCCATAGGCACCCGGAGCACTCTCTCAAGCCCTGTTATTCGCGTAAGATGTTGACCGAATGTCATTGGCAGCATCCCCGGAATCAGGACTTTAACGCAAAACAGTCCGTTTTGTTTGATTTCCGGTGTCGTTTGCTCCACCACGATCACATCGAGGTTCAATCCCCTAAACACCTGGAGAATGTCCCTCAGATCATCCGTAAGGTCTGCATGCACTGCCTCCCATTTATATTCCTCGTCAAACGTTCGCAATGGCCGATTATCATCCAACAAAAACTGTAGGCGTTCTTGCGCTTCCGGCAACCCATACAACATCCCATGATCATCCATCTTCCGTACCAAGGAAGAGTCTTTCAACATTTGCACATACTCCTCCCGGTTTGCTTCTAAATTCCCATCAAGTATTAGCATCATACCAGCCAACTCATGAATCGCGCTTTTCGCCGCTCGTATTGGATCCAGATGAGCGCCGGCCGCACTGATGATATTCAACCCCATTTTTTTCCTGTTTTTCGCCAGCACCAAAACACTTGGAATTCCGTTCTCCATCGTCGAGTTATAAAAATAGAGATCATATCCACCAACCGCACGCACACGGTCAATCATTAACTTTAATTCTTGATCGTTAGTAGAATAAGGGTCAAGACGTGGGAGTGCCAGTTCTGCGTACCAAGTCATAAGGAACGCATCACGCTCTACAACTTCCATAATACCGTAGAAAATGGCCTCCTCTATACTACCGCCTACCGCACAACCATTGGAAGTTTCATAGACAAATCCCTCATCGTAGCCCAAGCTGTAATAAGCAAGCAACTCTGGAATCAGAATAGGACACTCTTGCAAAAACGAATAACCCCAAACCCAATCGATGGAGCGATCAGGATTGAACGGTTTGAACGGAAAATCAGGCAGCGTATACTGTTCCTTTGAATGCACACCTACCTTGAGAGGATTAAGCGCTCGGTCTTCCAGATTGCGGAAGCTGTCATGAACCACTGTTCGTTTTCCACTTGGAGACAGACCACAGTACCGCTCCAACCCCTCCAAAATAGCCGTAGACTCACTAACCTTGTATGAATGAGTTCGGCCTGCCACACCCTCGTCTCCCGTAAACAACGGCAGATTAACACTTACATCAGCAAATGGTAGCCTGAGGTCATACATTTTACCATTTAATAAACCAGTCCGCTCATTTAGATAATCCTTGCTTAGAATATTTTTCAGGTCATCCATGGAACGACAGCGGTAGCTGTCAGTACTGATCTTCAGACTAGATTGCAATGTAATTCGGGCCGCGGCTGGTGAATCATTGGGTAATCGACTACAGACCGGACATAACGGGTCAGGAAGAAACGGATGCCATGAACTCTTTAGCGATTTCAGATTGATTAAACATAAACGACCTTCCGAATAAGCCTGATCTCCATCTAATATGCTCTGTACCTCCGCCTCGAGAAGGTGCGCCATTTGCAATAGTCCCGTACGCGATGCCCAAGCATCACACGAAATCCCATCGTGAGCCGTAAGTCTCTGTTCCATCTCCCACATCTCTTTACGGTCTCGTCCGGCCATGAGACGTCGTTTGTCTGCACACTGGGAGCAGCCTGGTATTTCCGTACGTACTAGTGGCCCAATCACTCCTTCTCCATATGAAACAAAACCTCGCAGCCAAGGTATGCCGGTTGGCCGCAATACCTCTTCCGACTTTTTATGAATGGAAGAATTCAAGGTATCGTGCAATACCAGAACCAGATTAGTCGT is part of the Psychrobacillus sp. FSL H8-0483 genome and encodes:
- a CDS encoding SagB family peptide dehydrogenase, producing MNLEAFLHNLHFDIEKVSAPNWEVDWDDAPLTFKLYRGLPVIPLSLEVPLTLKRLEATVKPDLSRIGHFLWYVFGLTQFSESVMNLNFSDQAIDLMQSKRRFVPSGGALYPNELYVYLKIENLPYGVYHYDVAHHRLVLLREGNFDSYISRALGNRCDLSDCFGTVFVSTMFWKNFFKYNNFAYRLQGLDAGVLIGQLLEVAKSFGFATGVYFQFLDRAINHLLGLSEQEESVYAVIPLSAESTSCFNRSNIDGDDSATELCQELTAIQSTHYVQSRRVIEFPMLTKMNEASMLESTRSFRQIKEEQINCEGQTVTLPYVKQLSYDLASVCRKRFSPDIDFVLGKVSQLQLATLLKGVMDSFSYQNDLDGVQKKQKSRVSLYGCLYNVEGFPNGAYHYDSSAHALRRVQLGDQRLRLQHGMSGGNVNMFQVPLCLHVAGDKNHFKTEMGYRGYRIQQMEAGMLVQRILLVASALGFGGHPLLGFDANICDEIYKLSPQGKTSLIQIPTGPYRHRPWLSGSLHS
- a CDS encoding TOMM precursor leader peptide-binding protein, whose protein sequence is MSAVVMVVGEGLLADRVWGDLSTQYEVIRRSDFEAGVPETTNLVLVLHDTLNSSIHKKSEEVLRPTGIPWLRGFVSYGEGVIGPLVRTEIPGCSQCADKRRLMAGRDRKEMWEMEQRLTAHDGISCDAWASRTGLLQMAHLLEAEVQSILDGDQAYSEGRLCLINLKSLKSSWHPFLPDPLCPVCSRLPNDSPAAARITLQSSLKISTDSYRCRSMDDLKNILSKDYLNERTGLLNGKMYDLRLPFADVSVNLPLFTGDEGVAGRTHSYKVSESTAILEGLERYCGLSPSGKRTVVHDSFRNLEDRALNPLKVGVHSKEQYTLPDFPFKPFNPDRSIDWVWGYSFLQECPILIPELLAYYSLGYDEGFVYETSNGCAVGGSIEEAIFYGIMEVVERDAFLMTWYAELALPRLDPYSTNDQELKLMIDRVRAVGGYDLYFYNSTMENGIPSVLVLAKNRKKMGLNIISAAGAHLDPIRAAKSAIHELAGMMLILDGNLEANREEYVQMLKDSSLVRKMDDHGMLYGLPEAQERLQFLLDDNRPLRTFDEEYKWEAVHADLTDDLRDILQVFRGLNLDVIVVEQTTPEIKQNGLFCVKVLIPGMLPMTFGQHLTRITGLERVLRVPMELGYKEQLLTLVQLNPYPHPFP